A window from Streptomyces sp. NBC_00335 encodes these proteins:
- a CDS encoding nuclear transport factor 2 family protein yields MSTDTSTADRFRAAVAGRDLAALDALFTDDVRLNSPVKSKPFEGKPAVLALFRVLLRTFEGFHYVGHFDGSVQSAGVPFGAEGDEGPATVLPFRTTVSDRHVHGIDMLHLTPEGLIDEITVMIRPQTAVMAVGEAVLAGLIADGVVTA; encoded by the coding sequence ATGAGTACCGACACCAGCACGGCCGACCGCTTCCGTGCCGCCGTCGCCGGCCGTGACCTCGCCGCGCTGGACGCGCTGTTCACCGACGACGTCCGGCTCAACAGCCCGGTGAAGTCGAAGCCGTTCGAGGGCAAGCCGGCGGTACTGGCCCTCTTCCGCGTGCTCCTGCGCACCTTCGAGGGCTTCCACTACGTCGGCCACTTCGACGGCAGCGTCCAGTCCGCCGGTGTCCCGTTCGGGGCGGAGGGAGACGAGGGACCGGCGACCGTACTGCCGTTCCGGACCACCGTGAGCGACCGGCACGTGCACGGCATCGACATGCTGCACCTCACGCCGGAGGGCCTGATCGACGAGATCACCGTGATGATCCGCCCCCAGACGGCGGTCATGGCGGTCGGCGAGGCGGTCCTGGCGGGCCTGATCGCCGACGGCGTGGTGACCGCCTGA
- a CDS encoding dihydrofolate reductase, with the protein MDVGLVWAQSSDGVIGADNGIPWRLPEDMAHFKATTLGHPVVMGRKTWDSLPARFRPLTGRRNIVVTRDPEWAAEGAERAGSIPEALELAAGQGGQAGQPPSAEPATACWVIGGGEVYRAAMAHAVMLSVTEVDTKVIGDTHAPELDPAWTVAEDAGWQSSVTGLRYRICTYTR; encoded by the coding sequence ATGGACGTCGGTCTGGTCTGGGCGCAGAGCTCCGACGGCGTGATCGGCGCGGACAACGGGATTCCCTGGCGGCTGCCCGAGGACATGGCCCACTTCAAGGCCACCACCCTCGGCCATCCGGTGGTGATGGGCCGCAAGACCTGGGATTCGCTGCCGGCGCGGTTCCGTCCGCTGACCGGGCGGCGCAACATCGTGGTCACGCGTGACCCCGAGTGGGCCGCCGAGGGCGCGGAGCGCGCCGGCTCCATCCCCGAGGCCCTGGAACTCGCGGCCGGGCAGGGCGGGCAGGCCGGGCAGCCCCCGTCCGCCGAGCCCGCCACCGCCTGCTGGGTGATCGGCGGCGGAGAGGTCTACCGCGCCGCCATGGCCCACGCCGTGATGCTCTCGGTGACCGAGGTCGACACCAAGGTGATCGGCGACACCCACGCCCCGGAGCTGGATCCGGCGTGGACCGTCGCCGAGGACGCCGGCTGGCAGTCGTCGGTGACGGGCCTGCGCTACCGCATCTGCACCTACACCCGGTAG
- a CDS encoding thymidylate synthase, which yields MADTQYEDLLKLVLTSGTAKADRTGTGTRSVFGHQLRYDLSQGFPLVTTKKVHLKSIVYELLWFLRGESNVGWLREHGVTIWDEWADENGDLGPVYGVQWRSWPTPDGRHIDQITEVLDTLRRDPDSRRMIVSAWNVSELSKMALAPCHAFFQFYVADGKLSCQLYQRSADLFLGVPFNIASYALLTHMVAQQAGLEPGDFIWTGGDCHIYDNHVDQVTEQISRTPFEFPQLELHRADSLFDYAYGDVKMAGYEHHPAIKAPVAV from the coding sequence GTGGCGGATACCCAGTACGAAGACCTGTTGAAGCTGGTGCTCACCTCCGGGACGGCCAAGGCCGACCGGACGGGCACCGGCACCCGGAGTGTCTTCGGGCACCAACTGCGTTACGACCTGTCGCAGGGGTTTCCCCTGGTCACCACGAAGAAGGTGCACCTCAAGTCGATCGTGTACGAGCTGCTGTGGTTCCTGCGCGGCGAGTCGAACGTCGGCTGGCTGCGCGAGCACGGCGTCACGATCTGGGACGAGTGGGCCGACGAGAACGGCGACCTCGGCCCGGTCTACGGCGTCCAGTGGCGCTCCTGGCCCACCCCGGACGGCCGGCACATCGACCAGATCACCGAGGTCCTGGACACGCTGCGCCGCGACCCGGACTCCCGCCGGATGATCGTCTCCGCCTGGAACGTCTCCGAGCTGTCCAAGATGGCGCTCGCACCGTGCCACGCCTTCTTCCAGTTCTACGTGGCCGACGGCAAGCTCTCCTGCCAGCTGTACCAGCGCAGCGCGGACCTGTTCCTCGGCGTGCCGTTCAACATCGCCAGCTACGCCCTGCTCACCCACATGGTGGCGCAGCAGGCCGGCCTGGAGCCGGGCGACTTCATCTGGACCGGCGGTGACTGCCACATCTACGACAACCACGTCGACCAGGTGACCGAGCAGATCTCGCGCACCCCCTTCGAGTTCCCCCAGCTGGAGCTGCACCGGGCCGACTCGCTCTTCGACTACGCCTACGGCGACGTGAAGATGGCCGGCTACGAGCACCACCCGGCCATCAAGGCCCCGGTCGCGGTATGA